The proteins below are encoded in one region of Zootoca vivipara chromosome 10, rZooViv1.1, whole genome shotgun sequence:
- the PUS7L gene encoding pseudouridylate synthase PUS7L, which yields MEEDTDRAVAFHSCTYVNDHIGFCGSLKTFPKDFVVTEINAFGQLVNEITADSPNKSCESLSEQAGFCQQDPKRLRLSHPELCTDEEYCNIRDDDVRCSPECLSFSVRESEEHKADNVPENHLAQTVTLDSLLDKPLREQLGQFACRVKDMWESKSERAVPPDEFSLGPVPDKKNRASLHGAIRQEYPFLATTTKCGEMIVKANQDYQDLCQLVSEEEACGFMKFLDAKLEQSKFAFRPDGDKEHRKMVHHFISKKFGKLVETKSFTDAQQKVVIIVRFREKSGSRKRAAVDSGMRKEIYTAFTLRKENLETLEAISFLSAELGVFPSDFSYTGIKDKKAITYQAMVVKKVTPERLKELGNTIGKKGIGVSNVHSASQPLRLGQLQGNHFDIIVRDLKLQSNDCSASLKERIYEATENVKKNGFINFYGPQRFGQRQTVQTDQIGLALLNEELVKAVKLFFTPEDSDDPVNKAKKYFLQTEDAKGTLAMLPDFKVRETMLLRALNRYGINHEGCARGWLSIPHSMRIFYVHAYCSKIWNEAASYRIKIYGTRVVAGDLIFSGTPSESCSLNDKVHVVTAAEEEAKEYAINQVIIPMAGYNVRYPTNKVGEWYRKRLARDGLQMRQFRLPSLQLNVPGCYRHLLKYPRDLSYSFVKSGEEPIGTGDNSPKDPETSLSVSFRLDPSCYATVCLGEIMKCNL from the exons ATGGAAGAAGATACTGACAGGGCAGTGGCATTCCACTCTTGCACTTATGTGAATGATCACATTGGCTTCTGCGGCAGCTTAAAAACATTCCCAAAGGACTTTGTAGTAACAGAAATTAATGCATTTGGGCAGTTAGTTAATGAGATCACAGCAGATTCTCCTAATAAATCCTGTGAGAGCCTGTCGGAACAAGCTGGGTTCTGTCAACAGGATCCCAAAAGGCTGAGACTGAGTCATCCAGAACTGTGCACAGATGAAGAATATTGCAACATTCGGGATGATGATGTTCGCTGTTCCCCAGaatgtctttctttctctgttaGAGAAAGTGAAGAACATAAAGCTGATAATGTACCTGAAAATCACCTTGCCCAAACTGTTACCCTGGACTCCTTATTAGATAAGCCCTTAAGGGAGCAACTCGGTCAGTTTGCTTGCCGTGTGAAAGACATGTGGGAATCTAAATCTGAACGAGCGGTTCCTCCAGATGAATTTTCTCTTggtccagtccctgacaagaaGAATCGAGCCAGCTTACATGGTGCCATCAGACAGGAATACCCTTTCTTAGCCACGACGACAAAATGTGGGGAGATGATTGTGAAGGCAAATCAGGACTACCAAGATCTTTGCCAGCTGGTGTCTGAAGAGGAGGCATGTGGCTTTATGAAATTTTTAGATGCCAAACTGGAACAGTCAAAGTTTGCTTTCAGGCCGGATGGAGATAAGGAACACCGTAAGATGGTTCACCACTTTATCAGTAAAAAATTTGGGAAGCTTGTGGAAACCAAGTCTTTCACCGACGCTCAACAAAAGGTGGTCATTATAGTAAGGTTTCGTGAGAAAAGTGGTTCAAGGAAAAGGGCTGCTGTTGACAGtgggatgagaaaagaaatttaCACAG CTTTTACCCTCCGGAAAGAGAACCTGGAAACGCTTGAAGCAATTAGCTTCTTGTCTGCCGAACTTGGCGTGTTCCCTTCAGACTTCAGTTACACAGGCATTAAGGACAAGAAGGCCATTACGTACCAAGCTATGGTTGTGAAGAAGGTGACGCCTGAAAG ATTGAAAGAACTTGGAAACACAATTGGGAAAAAAGGAATTGGTGTGTCTAATGTACACTCTGCCAGTCAGCCGCTGAGACTTGGTCAATTGCAAGGAAACCATTTTGATATAATTGTCAGAGATTTAAAACTTCAGAGCAATGACTGTTCTGCGAGCCTAAAGGAGAGAATATATGAAGCAACTGAGAACGTCAAG AAAAATGGTTTTATAAATTTCTATGGACCTCAGCGATTTGGACAAAGGCAGACTGTACAGACGGATCAAATCGGGTTGGCTTTGCTGAATGAAGAACtg GTCAAAGCGGTGAAATTGTTTTTCACGCCAGAAGATTCAGATGATCCTGTAAACAAAGCGAAGAAATACTTCCTTCAGACCG AGGACGCCAAAGGTACCCTCGCGATGCTGCCTGACTTTAAAGTCCGAGAAACGATGCTGCTGCGTGCCTTGAACCGCTACGGTATAAATCACGAGGGATGTGCACGAGGGTGGCTCAGTATTCCTCACTCCATGCGTATTTTCTACGTTCATGCATATTGCAGTAAGATTTGGAACGAAGCCGCTTCCTACCGGATTAAGATCTACGGTACAAGAGTTGTGGCTGGCGACCTCATCTTTTCGGGAACACCTTCTGAAAGCTGTTCGCTGAATGACAAG GTCCACGTAGTAACAGCTGCAGAAGAAGAAGCCAAAGAATATGCAATAAATCAG GTGATTATCCCAATGGCTGGCTACAACGTCCGCTATCCCACTAACAAAGTTGGGGAGTGGTATCGCAAAAGACTTGCCCGTGATGGGCTGCAGATGCGCCAGTTCAGGCTTCCGTCATTACAGCTGAACGTGCCCGGGTGCTACCGACATCTCCTGAAGTATCCGCGCGATCTGTCGTACAGTTTTGTAAAAAGCGGCGAAGAACCGATAGGAACTGGGGACAATTCCCCGAAAGATCCCGAAACTTCTCTTTCGGTGTCGTTTCGGCTTGATCCTTCGTGTTACGCCACTGTttgtttgggggaaataatgaagtgcaatctttaa